A single window of Tetrapisispora phaffii CBS 4417 chromosome 16, complete genome DNA harbors:
- the BST1 gene encoding Bst1p (similar to Saccharomyces cerevisiae BST1 (YFL025C); ancestral locus Anc_8.46) — translation MIDRERQSIELAAMSSGGLLDSDVREKQDLPNFRGTKKPLRLMTIWGLFLIIAVAAVTKFTTFKGADSPQCQSIYMYPAYALIDGFDERYTSLAKKYHLYLYREQGQDKVPLNDNGDEIVLNGIPVLFIPGNAGSFKQVRSIAAGCSNIYFNDFGSLDNKDTQNLDFFAADFNEDFTAFHGRTMMDQAEYLNDAIRYILSLYEQTADSSSPKPESVIIVGHSMGGMVARIIPGLQNYVYGSINTIITLSTPHGAAPVTFDGDILKIYQTTNEYWIQQYKDENSFFSKNMSLFSITGGILDDVLPADYVFVKDFLPEENGFSTFTTTIQKVWTPIDHLAVVWCNQLRNVVAKLLLEIVDKNIPNKTKPLDYRVSKARELLLSGFEENRPLLNANSKSIDIPSNKYADYKTIHPSNEGLVLTGNQLNDFSKGMIIDIAEMSNSDEFSFLTNIDKVTMYLCDEKFKTFNDNKVGFMECKDVTSYINLAPMKVTNPSSDESIKSYKIVNITKQMSLGKSKLIMDFPNHNNIANDIFINFKITSIENSRPININHTPYYLTFFSNSVKIDNQKWIYYENIWDSLISYKLKTKLLSGKKEELEFQPFIRQWIGNRYETKWHNNILDSEVDITMHNTAPFIPISDKKYGLNLMVYAPENASIQVSLKINWSMTLKQLFIRFRLVIGTFPVFIVSSAFAYQLYLYNKTSVFIDFKVALSYLLVKYGVIVVVSMLLLSPLIDTKLGQYFIYRLDPIRINTPMVEGIKNMTVNNYLLGLRSVYVSWIGPLFMSMSFGLVSFLVEVILGIETIIRKIKGPPNTNPPKSKDFINKVVFDRRRTLASLSLLALIVLYIPYQIAFSVVLAVQLATSFKICLTVPESHPGYLNLRNYNFSVLLLFIFVFIINAPVMIVFLHNVAIRWETPFRSHHNVLAVAPIIFLTSANSTLNMPSFGSNKFLHGGLLVVIMSYLGFFSLIYGIRNMYWIHHIVNIFCGWLLLGFMKGD, via the coding sequence ATGATTGATCGAGAAAGACAGTCAATAGAACTAGCTGCTATGAGTTCCGGAGGATTGCTTGACTCTGACGTGCGAGAGAAGCAAGATCTGCCTAACTTTAGAGGAACCAAGAAGCCTTTGAGGCTCATGACGATTTGGGGCCTGTTTTTAATCATAGCGGTCGCTGCAGTGACGAAGTTTACAACTTTCAAGGGAGCAGACAGTCCACAATGCCAATCGATTTATATGTATCCTGCATATGCTTTGATCGATGGATTCGATGAACGTTACACATCATTGGCAAAGAAGTATCATCTGTATTTGTACAGAGAACAAGGTCAAGATAAGGTGCCTTTGAATGATAATGGCGATGAAATCGTACTTAATGGAATCCCTGTTTTGTTCATTCCAGGGAATGCAGGAAGTTTTAAACAAGTCAGATCAATAGCAGCAGGATGTAGTAATATATACTTTAATGACTTTGGTAGTttagataataaagataCTCAGAACCTGGATTTCTTTGCTGCCGATTTTAATGAAGATTTCACAGCTTTCCATGGAAGAACAATGATGGACCAAGCGgaatatttgaatgatgCCATTCGTTATATATTGTCACTTTACGAACAAACAGCAGATAGTTCTTCTCCAAAACCAGAGTCCGTCATTATCGTTGGACATTCGATGGGTGGGATGGTAGCAAGAATCATTCCAGGGTTGCAAAATTATGTATACGGatcaataaatacaatCATAACATTATCAACACCGCATGGTGCTGCTCCTGTTACTTTTGATGGTGATAtcttaaaaatttatcagACTACAAATGAGTACTGGATCCAGCAATATAAAGATGAGAATTCCTTTTTCTCAAAGAATATGTCATTATTCTCTATCACGGGAGGTATACTAGATGATGTTTTACCTGCAGATTACGTCTTTGTCAAAGATTTTTTACCTGAAGAAAATGGTTTCTCTACTTTCACTACAACCATTCAAAAAGTATGGACTCCAATTGATCATCTAGCAGTCGTATGGTGCAATCAATTGAGAAACGTAGTTGCCAAACTACTTTTAGAAATTGTAGATAAAAACATACCTAATAAAACGAAACCTTTGGATTATAGAGTTTCAAAAGCAAGAGAATTGTTGTTATCTGggtttgaagaaaatagGCCATTACTAAATgcaaattcaaaaagtATAGATATCCCATCTAATAAATATGCTGATTATAAGACCATACACCCATCTAATGAAGGTCTAGTTTTAACGGGCAACCAACTTAATGATTTCTCAAAAGGTATGATAATCGACATTGCTGAAATGTCAAATTCTGATGAATTTAGTTTCCTAACAAATATAGATAAAGTGACTATGTATTTATGtgatgaaaaattcaagacATTTAACGATAACAAGGTTGGATTTATGGAGTGTAAAGATGTAACATCTTATATTAATTTGGCACCAATGAAAGTTACAAACCCAAGTTCAGATGAAAGTATAAAGAGCTACAAGATCGttaatattacaaaacAAATGTCACTTGGTAAGAGTAAATTGATAATGGATTTCCCAAATCACAATAACATCGCTAAtgatatattcattaatttcaaaattaccTCAATAGAAAATTCTAGACCTATTAACATAAACCATACACCTTATTATTTAACattcttttcaaattcagtGAAAATAGACAATCAAAAGTGGATTTATTACGAAAATATTTGGgattctttaatttcatatAAGCTTAAAACTAAATTATTGTCAGGAAAGAAAGAAGAGCTAGAATTTCAGCCCTTCATAAGACAATGGATTGGAAATCGATATGAAACCAAGTGGCATAACAACATATTAGATTCTGAAGTTGATATTACTATGCACAATACAGCACCTTTTATCCCAATTTCCGACAAAAAATATGGGTTAAATCTGATGGTTTACGCTCCAGAGAATGCATCCATCCAAGTATCACTGAAGATAAATTGGTCAATGACTTTAAAACAATTGTTTATTCGATTTAGGTTGGTAATTGGAACATTCCCTGTATTTATTGTCAGTAGCGCTTTTGCCTACCAATTATacttatataataaaacttctgtttttattgatttcaaagTAGCATTATCATACTTATTGGTAAAATATGGGGTGATTGTTGTAGTCTCCATGCTATTATTATCACCTTTAATTGACACGAAGTTAGgtcaatattttatttatagatTGGACCCGATAAGAATAAATACCCCAATGGTGGAAGGTATTAAGAACATGActgttaataattatttattaggGTTAAGATCAGTTTACGTCTCCTGGATTGGTCCTCTATTCATGAGTATGTCATTTGGAttggtttcttttttaGTTGAAGTGATATTAGGAATTGAAACGATTATTAGGAAAATAAAAGGACCTCCAAATACTAACCCTCCAAAGTCTAAAGATTTCATTAACAAAGTAGTATTTGATAGGAGAAGGACATTAGCTTCATTGTCCTTATTAGCTTTGATTGTTTTATACATTCCTTATCAGATTGCATTTTCCGTGGTGTTGGCGGTTCAGTTGGCTAcatctttcaaaatttgcCTAACTGTTCCAGAATCTCATCCTggatatttaaatttgagaaattataatttcaGTGTTTTACtacttttcatttttgtatttattat
- the BUD27 gene encoding prefoldin-like protein (similar to Saccharomyces cerevisiae BUD27 (YFL023W); ancestral locus Anc_8.48): MEAESLLKTLSQTISNLVNKRQFLEEQQELYGKIRGHVLSRSGMSLDESGLVFGDVVISKNKIFLNIGYEYYVEKSEDEIIEYLNEKLMLMKDAITEFDSKIKDAKKTQSDLKNFTEMIEKDPKSETIENVMDYEIDNGQFVNDEGLQSMEIREELDEDGNVLSSSVKPTKPNGVDIDQSQDSVRNNTEFEDNLKGKLAKSSESTVPKIEELSDISDNKELESKFNEIADDKMYSFADLIEQLDEQDELEDGEIDDRDIAYDYDRFDTHYIASEEDEDIEDDDGTSYSFIPGYAAQSSFLDQINKLRGTNVIEEVEPEGMENHEEKTDVKAVKSATKKTVKSILKKVSDDDVTAVKKKTKNVGFASSLDVHEVENLKEETRMNTQRFPNYSNFAYEDIYTEDSELPKEEFDGDLLAKLLGVQGPEELHTKYQGLLEDEYAKEQEEADLKRNKRVSRFKLARNDGVSSDVIEREVPVSDILEREVPVSDILEREVPVSDILEREVPVSDVLEREVPVTNIKPKAINTVTHGTESHSVPGGASNPVSSNQNISSSLFNKTFNSLKPKQKHTHNHKMQLSKEMLEYLEGSSSEEEPDEAQKKDEAQKKDNDGSFPEEVNQLIKQQEAKSVKIPTIDFAALGSDMDSMAKAYALGIYDNDMEEDVGTVIERIDDFKKYNREAIRLENEIKQFKLENPYGRETEGTSMDRDEPLSNDGKMVSEIIERDVPVDYDDTEEDDYGFHSDKLTESIAMEYHKLRGAIASHELTSIIEQEPNGIEPIDENGEPIKTSRFRSQRLGYK; encoded by the coding sequence ATGGAGGCAGAATCTCTTTTGAAGACGTTGAGCCAAACCATTAGTAATTTGGTTAATAAGCGACAGTTCTTGGAGGAACAACAGGAACTGTATGGTAAGATAAGAGGTCATGTCCTGAGTAGGAGTGGCATGAGTTTGGATGAGTCTGGGTTGGTTTTCGGGGACGTTGTCATCAGCAAGAACaagatttttttgaatattggTTATGAATACTATGTTGAGAAGAGCGAAGATGAGATCATAGAATACTTGAATGAGAAGTTGATGTTGATGAAAGATGCTATCACGGAGTTTGATTCGAAGATCAAGGATGCTAAGAAGACTCAAAGTGACCTTAAGAATTTTACAGAGATGATAGAAAAGGATCCGAAGAGTGAGACTATAGAAAATGTGATGGACTATGAAATTGATAACGGTCAGTTTGTGAACGATGAAGGTTTACAGTCTATGGAGATTAGGGAAGAGCTAGATGAGGATGGGAATGTTCTGAGCAGTTCTGTGAAACCTACTAAACCTAATGGTGTTGATATAGATCAGAGTCAGGACTCAGTTAGGAATAATACCGAATTTGAGGATAATTTGAAAGGGAAACTTGCCAAGAGCTCAGAGTCTACTGTGCCTAAAATAGAAGAGTTGAGTGATATTTCTGATAATAAGGAATTAGAGTCGAAGTTCAATGAAATTGCTGATGACAAGATGTATTCATTTGCAGATTTGATTGAGCAATTGGACGAGCAAGATGAATTAGAGGATGGTGAGATAGATGATCGAGATATAGCGTATGACTACGATCGATTTGATACTCACTACATAGCTTCCGAAGAAGACGAAGACATAGAAGACGATGATGGGACGAGTTACTCTTTCATACCTGGATATGCAGCTCAATCATCTTTCCTAGATCagataaataaattgagAGGAACTAATGTGATAGAAGAAGTTGAGCCTGAAGGCATGGAAAACCACGAAGAAAAGACCGATGTGAAAGCAGTAAAGAGTGCAACGAAGAAAACCGTCAAATCCATTTTGAAGAAAGTTTCTGATGATGATGTTACTGCTGTTAAGAAGAAGACTAAAAATGTAGGTTTTGCTTCATCTTTAGATGTCCATGAAGTGGAAAATTTGAAGGAGGAAACTAGAATGAACACTCAAAGGTTTCCGAATTATAGCAATTTTGCGTATGAAGATATTTATACTGAAGATAGCGAGTTGCCCAAGGAAGAATTTGACGGGGATTTATTAGCCAAGCTTCTGGGTGTTCAAGGACCTGAAGAACTTCATACCAAGTATCAGGGTTTGCTTGAAGATGAATACGCCAAGGAGCAAGAAGAAGCAGATCTCAAGAGAAACAAAAGGGTGTCCAGGTTCAAACTCGCTAGGAATGATGGGGTATCTTCAGACGTCATTGAACGTGAGGTGCCAGTGTCAGACATACTCGAGCGTGAGGTGCCAGTGTCAGACATACTCGAGCGTGAGGTGCCAGTGTCAGACATACTCGAGCGTGAGGTGCCAGTGTCAGACGTACTCGAGCGTGAGGTGCCAGTCACAAATATCAAGCCCAAAGCCATAAATACAGTAACGCATGGAACCGAATCCCATTCTGTTCCTGGTGGTGCTTCTAATCCTGTCTCAAgcaatcaaaatatttcgtCAAGTTTGTTCAACAAAACCTTCAACTCGCTAAAACCAAAGCAGAAGCATACTCATAACCATAAAATGCAGTTGTCAAAGGAGATGCTAGAATATTTGGAAGGCAGCTCCAGTGAAGAAGAACCAGATGAGGCTCAGAAGAAAGACGAGGCTCAGAAGAAAGATAACGACGGTTCGTTTCCAGAGGAAGTTAATCAACTCATAAAACAGCAAGAAGCAAAATCTGTCAAAATCCCAACAATTGATTTTGCAGCTCTTGGTTCCGACATGGACAGCATGGCAAAGGCATATGCATTGGGCATATACGACAACGATATGGAAGAAGATGTAGGTACTGTGATTGAAAGGATAGATGACTTTAAAAAGTACAATCGAGAAGCTATCAGGTTAGAAAATGAGATCAAACAGTTTAAACTTGAGAACCCATACGGCAGAGAAACTGAAGGGACATCGATGGATAGAGATGAGCCCTTAAGCAACGATGGCAAGATGGTGAGTGAGATTATTGAAAGAGATGTTCCGGTGGACTACGATGACACCGAGGAAGACGATTACGGATTTCATTCAGATAAACT